Proteins encoded together in one Marinobacter sp. Arc7-DN-1 window:
- a CDS encoding glycosyltransferase family 4 protein produces MKILQALPALYSGGVERGTVEFAADLVKRGHESFVVSKGGPMAEQLRGQGSKHIFMPIHRKTPASFGQILPMRKLLLALKPDIVHVRSRMPAWIIFLALKSIPAHKRPAVVSTFHGMYSVNPYSAIMTRADHIIAVSRCVQDYVLNNYPVPEEKLTVIQRGVDVDAFRQRELTSQWLDRWFRQYPQLVDQKIIMMPGRISRWKGQLDFLTMMAQLVRERPDCHGIIVGGAEPGKEHFLEELEKERARLDLADKVSFLGQRNDMTNLYLLADVVCHMSTKPEPFGRTVTEALASGTPVVAYNRGGAAETLQACFREGLVPPDNIGDFAQTVSRLLDSEPPAIEIPYRFRLEAQTEATLQVYEKILKQPAYRT; encoded by the coding sequence TTGAAAATTCTCCAGGCACTGCCGGCGCTTTACAGCGGTGGGGTGGAAAGAGGAACCGTGGAGTTCGCCGCGGACCTCGTCAAACGTGGCCATGAATCGTTTGTGGTCTCAAAAGGCGGCCCCATGGCCGAGCAGCTCCGCGGCCAGGGCTCGAAACACATATTCATGCCCATACACCGGAAGACCCCAGCGTCTTTCGGGCAGATTCTGCCCATGCGAAAACTGCTGCTGGCGTTGAAACCGGATATTGTGCATGTCCGCTCCCGCATGCCGGCCTGGATCATTTTTCTGGCCCTGAAAAGCATTCCGGCCCACAAGCGCCCCGCGGTTGTGTCCACCTTTCATGGCATGTACTCGGTCAATCCCTACAGCGCCATCATGACCCGTGCTGACCACATAATCGCCGTTTCCCGGTGCGTGCAGGACTATGTTCTGAATAACTATCCCGTGCCGGAAGAAAAACTGACGGTCATCCAGCGAGGTGTGGATGTGGATGCCTTCCGCCAGCGGGAGCTCACTTCACAATGGCTGGACCGCTGGTTCCGGCAATACCCCCAGCTAGTCGACCAGAAAATCATCATGATGCCCGGTCGCATCTCACGCTGGAAAGGCCAGCTGGATTTCCTGACCATGATGGCACAGCTGGTGCGTGAACGGCCGGATTGCCATGGCATCATCGTGGGCGGCGCCGAACCCGGCAAGGAGCATTTCCTGGAAGAGCTGGAGAAAGAACGCGCCCGTCTGGACCTGGCCGACAAGGTCAGCTTCCTTGGCCAGCGCAATGACATGACCAACCTGTATCTGCTTGCGGATGTGGTCTGCCACATGAGCACCAAACCCGAGCCCTTTGGCAGGACAGTGACCGAGGCTCTGGCTTCCGGAACGCCCGTCGTCGCCTATAACCGGGGCGGCGCAGCGGAAACCTTGCAAGCCTGCTTCAGGGAAGGACTGGTGCCACCGGACAATATCGGGGACTTCGCCCAGACCGTATCCCGGCTTTTGGATTCCGAACCGCCGGCGATCGAGATTCCCTACCGGTTCCGTCTTGAGGCGCAAACAGAGGCGACGTTGCAGGTTTACGAGAAAATACTAAAGCAGCCCGCCTACCGAACATGA
- a CDS encoding glycosyltransferase family 2 protein, whose amino-acid sequence MKLPLSVYYITQDEELRLPESLAKVAGWVDEIIVVDSGSTDRTREIAEAAGARFVHNDWQGFACQKAFAASLCRNDWVLDLDADEVLSGELVSNIKGLFSKPVDADIAGFRMRWVLSQPDPRHPFRHDKSKKILRLYNRNKAVIEAEKDSNNDRPQVKHGRVLDLKGDVLHRTLISLEQMERKYCQLSTEQARFLAEKGRKISSPRLFAEFPLKFLKYYLVHRQILNGWFGLSVAITAANRNFMRLAKARELQMLAALEKGGRQKQP is encoded by the coding sequence ATGAAGCTACCGTTATCCGTTTATTACATCACCCAGGACGAAGAACTGCGGCTGCCGGAGTCGCTGGCAAAGGTTGCCGGCTGGGTGGATGAGATCATCGTAGTCGATTCCGGGAGTACTGACCGAACCCGTGAAATTGCAGAAGCCGCCGGCGCCCGGTTTGTTCACAATGACTGGCAGGGATTTGCCTGCCAGAAGGCCTTTGCCGCCAGTTTGTGCCGGAACGACTGGGTGCTGGACCTGGATGCGGATGAAGTGCTTTCTGGCGAGCTGGTGAGCAATATCAAGGGCTTGTTTTCAAAGCCTGTGGATGCTGACATCGCGGGCTTCAGAATGCGCTGGGTACTCTCCCAGCCGGACCCCAGGCATCCATTCCGGCACGACAAATCAAAAAAGATCCTGAGGCTCTACAACCGAAACAAAGCCGTTATCGAGGCGGAAAAAGACAGCAACAATGACCGGCCACAGGTAAAACATGGTCGCGTACTGGATCTGAAAGGCGATGTCCTGCATCGCACCCTGATTTCGCTGGAGCAGATGGAGCGCAAGTACTGTCAGTTGTCGACAGAGCAGGCCCGCTTTCTGGCAGAAAAGGGAAGGAAAATTTCGAGCCCCCGGCTTTTTGCCGAGTTCCCTTTGAAGTTTCTGAAATATTACCTGGTACACCGGCAAATACTGAATGGCTGGTTTGGCCTTAGCGTGGCAATCACGGCCGCCAACCGGAATTTCATGCGGCTGGCCAAGGCCAGGGAATTGCAGATGCTGGCGGCCCTTGAGAAAGGTGGTAGGCAGAAGCAGCCCTGA
- a CDS encoding mannose-1-phosphate guanylyltransferase/mannose-6-phosphate isomerase: MIHPVIMAGGTGSRLWPMSRQLNPKQFLKLTNGPLSMLQATVARLEGMGAANPLLICNEEHRFLAAEQMRQSGHEDTRIILEPCGRNTAPAIALAALQLSESVENGADDPLMLVLAADHLIKDVTAFQEGVKKAIPLAREGKLVTFGIVPHHPETGYGYIHRGTELGPDSYAVDKFVEKPDQATANSYLDSGEYLWNSGMFLFGARRYLEELEAYRPDILTACRAAIADTADDLHFTRVNAQRFAECPSESVDYAVMEKTGKAAVVALDAGWSDIGSWSALWAVSDKDPNGNSLTGDVITHQTSNTLVRADSRLVATVGVDNLVVIETKDALLVAHKDSVQDVKTVVEQIKNDGRHEHMNHREVYRPWGVYDSIDNGARYQVKRITVKPGAKLSVQMHHHRAEHWIVVSGTARVTNGEKTYLVTENQSTFIPVGQVHSLENPGVIDLELIEVQSGSYLGEDDIVRYEDRYGRK; this comes from the coding sequence ATGATTCACCCCGTCATTATGGCTGGCGGCACCGGCTCAAGGCTCTGGCCGATGTCCCGGCAGCTGAACCCGAAACAGTTCCTGAAACTGACCAACGGCCCCCTGTCGATGCTGCAGGCCACCGTGGCGCGGCTTGAGGGCATGGGCGCAGCGAACCCGCTTCTGATCTGCAACGAAGAGCACCGGTTTCTGGCGGCAGAACAGATGCGCCAATCCGGCCACGAAGATACCCGCATTATTCTTGAGCCGTGCGGACGCAATACCGCCCCGGCTATTGCACTGGCCGCCCTCCAGTTGTCTGAATCCGTGGAAAACGGCGCCGATGATCCCCTGATGCTGGTACTGGCGGCTGATCATCTGATCAAGGACGTCACAGCCTTTCAGGAGGGCGTCAAAAAGGCCATCCCCCTGGCCCGGGAAGGTAAACTGGTTACCTTCGGCATTGTCCCCCACCATCCGGAAACCGGTTATGGCTACATACACCGAGGCACCGAACTGGGCCCGGACAGCTATGCGGTTGACAAATTTGTCGAAAAACCGGACCAGGCAACCGCGAACAGCTACCTCGATTCCGGAGAATACCTCTGGAACAGCGGCATGTTCCTGTTCGGTGCCCGCCGGTATCTTGAAGAACTCGAAGCATACCGTCCCGATATCCTCACCGCCTGCCGCGCCGCCATCGCCGATACTGCCGATGACCTGCACTTTACCCGGGTCAATGCCCAGCGCTTTGCCGAATGCCCCTCCGAATCCGTTGACTACGCGGTGATGGAGAAGACCGGCAAGGCCGCCGTGGTTGCCCTGGATGCCGGCTGGAGCGATATCGGGTCATGGTCGGCGCTTTGGGCCGTCAGCGACAAAGACCCGAACGGCAACAGTCTGACCGGGGATGTGATTACCCACCAAACGTCCAACACCCTCGTGCGCGCAGACAGCCGTCTGGTGGCGACCGTTGGCGTGGACAACCTGGTTGTCATTGAAACCAAGGACGCGCTGCTGGTGGCCCACAAAGACAGCGTTCAGGACGTGAAAACGGTCGTTGAGCAGATAAAAAATGATGGCCGACACGAACACATGAACCATCGGGAAGTCTACCGGCCCTGGGGGGTTTATGACTCCATCGATAACGGTGCCCGGTATCAGGTCAAACGGATTACGGTGAAACCCGGAGCCAAACTGTCGGTGCAAATGCATCACCATCGCGCCGAACACTGGATTGTGGTCAGCGGTACAGCCCGCGTCACCAATGGCGAAAAAACCTATCTGGTCACGGAAAATCAGTCTACCTTCATCCCCGTTGGGCAAGTACATTCCCTTGAAAATCCTGGGGTCATCGATCTGGAGCTGATTGAGGTGCAGTCTGGCTCTTATCTGGGCGAAGATGACATCGTAAGGTACGAGGACCGGTACGGCCGAAAATGA
- a CDS encoding glycosyltransferase, which yields MNPSRRLTIAFLLATPGTTWGGMEQHTADLAGALADRGHRVHVLGHRAYRDKFPANVGFHPLPVHLGRRNLWLQLALRRCLRRLSPDILHAQGNKAAQLAGKTGKLARVRVGTVHGTKSSHKAFDRLDRVIAVSPQIFRALQHPQKHLIYNGIDITRQLKNRDDGPALPKGNINVIAVGRLEPVKGFDVLIRAWSMLGKSAEGCQLTIFGEGSERKPLEGLIRQSGLEQQIALAGFRQNLAPVYRQAQLAVISSEREGFPYVLVESLLHGCPVVSTPVSGPRDILPATALSPGHSDQDLADLLSRSLADLDALNQAEQPAMAFARETLTLEAMVAQTETLYLSATARHSGS from the coding sequence ATGAATCCGTCCAGACGATTAACCATCGCATTTCTCCTCGCAACGCCCGGCACAACCTGGGGCGGCATGGAGCAACACACGGCCGATCTGGCGGGAGCTCTGGCCGACCGCGGCCACAGGGTCCATGTCCTTGGCCACCGGGCTTACCGTGACAAATTTCCGGCCAATGTCGGATTTCATCCGCTACCCGTCCATCTGGGGCGCCGTAACCTGTGGCTGCAACTGGCCCTTCGCCGATGCCTGCGCCGATTGTCGCCGGATATTCTTCACGCCCAGGGCAACAAGGCCGCGCAACTTGCCGGCAAAACCGGAAAACTGGCACGCGTGCGGGTGGGCACGGTTCATGGCACCAAATCCAGCCACAAGGCCTTTGATCGTCTTGACCGGGTTATTGCGGTCAGCCCACAGATTTTCAGGGCTCTGCAGCACCCCCAAAAGCACCTGATCTACAACGGTATCGACATCACCAGGCAACTGAAGAATCGGGACGACGGACCAGCCCTGCCAAAAGGCAATATCAATGTCATTGCCGTCGGGCGACTGGAGCCCGTAAAAGGCTTTGACGTCCTCATCCGGGCCTGGTCGATGCTAGGCAAGTCTGCAGAAGGCTGCCAACTGACCATTTTTGGTGAGGGCAGCGAGCGGAAGCCGCTTGAAGGCCTCATCCGCCAATCAGGACTGGAACAACAGATCGCCCTGGCGGGGTTCCGCCAAAACCTGGCACCGGTTTACAGGCAGGCACAACTGGCGGTAATCAGCTCGGAACGGGAGGGTTTTCCCTATGTGCTGGTAGAGTCGCTGCTGCATGGCTGTCCGGTTGTGTCAACGCCGGTATCCGGGCCCCGGGATATTCTTCCCGCCACAGCTCTCAGTCCGGGGCACAGCGATCAGGATCTCGCGGACCTGCTATCCAGATCGTTAGCCGACCTGGATGCCCTGAACCAGGCTGAACAACCGGCAATGGCCTTTGCCCGGGAAACGCTGACCCTGGAGGCCATGGTGGCTCAGACCGAAACCCTGTACCTCTCGGCAACGGCCAGGCATTCCGGAAGCTGA